The following are encoded together in the Adhaeribacter arboris genome:
- a CDS encoding OstA-like protein, whose translation MKHTKIFYSLIFLLLTSFSVYAQQEQIQLVGAGSLQGGVKNGVRFNRLISNVHLKQKETDLYCDSAHLYRETNTVEVFSNVRVTQGTLVITSNTAVYDGNKRNATFRGNVNLRDEKMTLTTPSLFYDMVAKTSRYTEGGTILEESNTLTSQFGYYNTITKLLAFKGNVHLISPDADITSDTLQYNTQSKLVFFVAPTQIKNEDGLLTAKGGTYNTVTKESIFRGSRVETPDYLVDADYSVYDRAAQYLYASGKVKLTSKDPDNKTVITGQILQSWKNIGKTKVYGSPVMRSLVSEDTLYVSGDTLIAINHDKVAKQKDPKLKDFIYAYYDVRIYKSDLQGKCDSLTYSVNDSIMYLNRNPIVWSEKSQLVADSMEIFIRRKTLDRMNLYSNAFIISEDTLQNFNQVKGRNMEAFFKEGKLAKVNVNGNGESIYFALEGDTAVTGMNRSISSDLVLRFKDSKLNTVSLLTNAEASFIPPHELKEPDKRLKGFSWRIEEQPTKEMVLAKRTPKQATPKPEKASAIKTEPTRKKSLFKKNQKPNLQ comes from the coding sequence ATGAAACACACAAAGATATTTTATTCTCTTATCTTTCTCTTACTAACTTCCTTTTCTGTTTACGCGCAGCAGGAACAAATTCAATTAGTGGGTGCCGGTTCTTTACAGGGCGGAGTGAAAAATGGCGTACGGTTTAATCGGTTAATTTCAAATGTCCACTTAAAACAGAAAGAAACCGATTTGTACTGCGATTCCGCGCATCTATACCGCGAAACCAACACTGTAGAAGTTTTCAGCAACGTTCGGGTAACCCAAGGCACCTTAGTAATAACCAGTAACACGGCCGTTTACGATGGGAATAAGCGAAATGCTACTTTTCGGGGGAATGTAAACCTGCGCGACGAAAAAATGACCTTAACTACTCCTTCGTTGTTTTATGATATGGTGGCTAAAACGTCGCGGTACACTGAAGGAGGAACTATTCTGGAAGAAAGTAACACTCTTACGAGTCAGTTTGGCTATTACAATACCATTACCAAATTGCTGGCTTTTAAAGGAAATGTACATTTAATCAGTCCCGACGCCGATATAACCTCCGATACCCTGCAGTACAATACGCAAAGTAAGCTGGTTTTTTTTGTGGCGCCTACGCAAATTAAAAACGAAGATGGATTACTAACCGCTAAAGGCGGAACGTACAATACGGTTACGAAAGAATCCATTTTTAGGGGTTCGCGGGTGGAAACTCCGGATTACCTCGTGGATGCGGATTACTCCGTTTATGATCGGGCGGCGCAATATTTATACGCTAGTGGCAAGGTTAAATTAACCTCGAAAGACCCGGATAATAAAACGGTTATCACCGGCCAAATTTTACAAAGCTGGAAAAATATTGGTAAAACAAAGGTTTACGGAAGCCCGGTAATGCGATCATTGGTTTCAGAAGATACTTTATATGTGTCCGGGGATACCTTAATTGCTATCAATCATGATAAAGTGGCGAAACAAAAAGATCCTAAGTTGAAAGATTTTATTTATGCGTATTACGATGTGCGCATCTATAAATCTGACTTACAGGGAAAATGTGACTCGCTTACGTATAGCGTGAACGATTCTATTATGTACCTGAACCGGAACCCGATTGTATGGAGCGAGAAAAGTCAATTAGTGGCCGATAGTATGGAAATATTTATTCGCCGTAAAACTTTGGACCGGATGAACCTATATAGTAACGCGTTTATTATATCGGAAGATACGCTTCAAAATTTTAACCAGGTAAAAGGCCGGAATATGGAAGCTTTTTTTAAGGAAGGGAAGCTGGCTAAAGTAAATGTAAACGGAAACGGCGAGAGCATTTATTTTGCTTTAGAAGGAGATACGGCAGTTACCGGAATGAACCGCAGCATTTCCAGTGATTTAGTTTTAAGATTTAAAGATAGTAAACTAAATACTGTATCCTTACTCACAAATGCGGAAGCTAGTTTTATTCCGCCCCACGAGCTAAAAGAGCCAGATAAACGCTTAAAAGGTTTTAGTTGGCGCATCGAAGAACAGCCCACCAAGGAAATGGTTTTAGCCAAGAGAACGCCCAAGCAGGCAACCCCTAAGCCAGAAAAAGCATCTGCCATAAAAACGGAACCAACCCGTAAGAAATCGCTGTTTAAAAAGAACCAAAAGCCGAACCTACAATAG
- a CDS encoding outer membrane protein assembly factor BamD translates to MTRISYIGVILAFFTLVLSACSDYNKILKSTSAEKKYEAALKYYEKQDYYRASTLLEELIPVLKGRPEAEKAQFYFAYTQFYQRSYPLSAFHFKSFYDTYPRSEYAEEALFMHAKSLYRDSPTFNLDQTSTYTAIEAIQDFLNRYPASKMKDEADKMYQELSAKVERKAFESARIYASMRYYQAAVTAFNNFQRSFPSSNYNEEALFLKLEAQYNLAERSVTEKQRERYFEAVAFYQDLVDKYPKSKYLKDAENFYDKSVKQLERLKESPAKAANTASK, encoded by the coding sequence ATGACTAGAATCTCATACATAGGAGTTATACTTGCCTTTTTTACGCTGGTATTAAGTGCCTGCAGCGATTACAACAAAATCCTGAAAAGCACCAGTGCTGAAAAAAAATACGAAGCTGCCTTAAAATATTATGAAAAGCAGGATTATTACCGGGCCAGTACTTTGCTGGAAGAGTTAATTCCGGTTTTAAAAGGAAGACCAGAGGCGGAGAAGGCCCAGTTTTATTTTGCTTACACCCAATTTTACCAGCGGTCTTATCCTTTAAGTGCGTTTCACTTTAAATCTTTTTACGATACGTACCCCCGTAGCGAATATGCCGAGGAGGCGCTTTTTATGCACGCTAAATCGTTGTACCGCGATTCTCCGACTTTTAATCTCGACCAAACCAGCACTTACACGGCCATTGAAGCTATTCAGGATTTCCTGAATCGGTATCCGGCCAGTAAAATGAAAGACGAAGCAGATAAAATGTACCAGGAACTTTCGGCGAAAGTAGAGCGGAAAGCTTTTGAAAGTGCCCGGATTTACGCCTCTATGCGTTACTACCAGGCAGCCGTTACCGCCTTTAATAATTTTCAGCGAAGTTTTCCTTCTTCTAATTATAACGAAGAGGCTTTGTTCCTGAAATTGGAAGCTCAATATAATTTGGCTGAGCGCAGTGTAACAGAAAAACAGCGCGAACGTTATTTCGAAGCAGTAGCTTTTTATCAGGATTTAGTAGATAAATACCCCAAAAGCAAATACCTGAAAGACGCCGAAAACTTCTATGATAAAAGCGTTAAACAACTGGAAAGACTAAAAGAATCTCCTGCTAAAGCAGCTAATACAGCTAGTAAATAG
- a CDS encoding DNA-directed RNA polymerase subunit omega: MAVSSSIITRNMADFANETGNVYESVAIISKRANQISVKIKEELNSKLAEFATTVDNLEEIFENREQIEISKYYERMPKPTNLAIEEFLEGKVFFRRPDMEEETSGL; this comes from the coding sequence ATGGCAGTATCATCATCCATTATTACCCGCAATATGGCCGATTTCGCCAACGAAACGGGTAACGTATACGAATCAGTAGCAATTATCTCAAAAAGAGCAAACCAGATTTCGGTTAAAATTAAAGAAGAGTTAAACTCTAAATTAGCCGAATTTGCTACTACCGTTGATAACTTAGAAGAAATTTTTGAAAACCGCGAGCAAATAGAAATTTCTAAGTACTACGAGCGGATGCCAAAACCTACTAACCTGGCCATCGAAGAATTCTTGGAAGGTAAAGTGTTTTTCCGTCGGCCAGATATGGAAGAAGAAACTTCTGGTTTATAA
- a CDS encoding flavoprotein gives MLRHKKIILGVCGSIAAYKAALLTRLLVKAEAEVQIILTASASAFITPLTLATLSKRPVLTNFVQDESSGQWTNHVALGLWADALLVAPASANTIAKAANGFCDNLLTATYLSARCPVFWAPAMDLDMYAHPAVQSNFAKLRSYGNTIIEASYGELASGLEGQGRLAEPEEILEVLQKHFEVSAIA, from the coding sequence ATGCTGCGGCATAAGAAAATTATTTTAGGAGTATGCGGGAGTATTGCGGCTTACAAAGCAGCGCTACTCACGCGTTTATTAGTAAAAGCAGAAGCGGAAGTACAAATAATACTTACGGCTTCTGCTTCTGCTTTTATTACGCCTTTAACTTTAGCTACGCTTTCGAAGCGCCCGGTTCTTACTAATTTTGTGCAGGACGAGTCCAGCGGACAATGGACAAACCACGTAGCTTTGGGTTTGTGGGCCGATGCCTTGCTGGTAGCACCAGCCAGTGCCAATACCATTGCCAAAGCAGCTAACGGATTTTGTGACAACTTACTTACCGCCACTTATCTTTCCGCGCGCTGTCCGGTATTCTGGGCGCCGGCAATGGATTTAGATATGTATGCCCATCCGGCAGTACAAAGTAATTTTGCAAAGCTCCGTTCCTATGGAAATACCATAATTGAAGCCAGTTACGGCGAGTTAGCCAGCGGATTAGAAGGGCAGGGACGACTAGCTGAGCCGGAAGAAATACTCGAAGTTCTCCAAAAACATTTTGAAGTCAGTGCCATTGCTTAA
- a CDS encoding phosphopantothenoylcysteine decarboxylase domain-containing protein, whose product MPLLKGKTVLLTAGPTQEALDPVRYISNHSTGKMGYALAECLAEEGAIVYLVSGPTALKAHHPLIKTFPVISAEQMYQQCRQLAEQATIWVFAAAVADYRPKKPSLSKIKKNEDILTIEMVKNVDIAATLGQTKKPNQLSVGFALETDQEIENARAKLVKKNFDLVILNSLNDSGAGFQHDTNKISIIEKNKITKFELKPKNEVARDIVRFISEKIHA is encoded by the coding sequence GTGCCATTGCTTAAAGGTAAAACTGTTCTGCTTACGGCCGGTCCTACCCAGGAAGCGCTCGATCCGGTCCGTTATATCAGCAATCATTCTACGGGTAAAATGGGCTACGCTTTAGCCGAGTGTTTAGCGGAAGAAGGAGCAATAGTGTATTTAGTATCTGGTCCAACTGCTTTAAAGGCACATCATCCCCTTATAAAAACTTTTCCGGTAATCTCCGCCGAACAAATGTACCAGCAATGCCGACAATTGGCCGAACAGGCAACTATTTGGGTATTTGCCGCCGCCGTGGCCGATTACCGTCCGAAAAAACCATCTCTTAGTAAAATAAAAAAAAACGAAGATATTTTAACAATTGAGATGGTAAAAAACGTTGATATAGCAGCTACCTTGGGTCAAACCAAAAAACCAAATCAGCTTTCGGTGGGTTTTGCCCTGGAAACGGACCAGGAAATAGAAAATGCCCGAGCCAAGCTGGTAAAGAAAAATTTTGATTTAGTTATTCTTAATTCTCTGAACGATTCGGGCGCCGGCTTTCAGCACGATACGAATAAGATTTCGATCATCGAAAAAAATAAAATTACTAAATTTGAGTTAAAGCCGAAAAACGAAGTAGCCCGCGATATTGTACGATTTATAAGTGAAAAAATACATGCTTAA
- the porD gene encoding type IX secretion system protein PorD encodes MLKYVFALALSFFLAYSVTAQELQCEVIINDDQVTVTDKRVFRDMQRDIFNFINNQRWTSTLYKPEERIQARMLITITSVPTIGNYTATVQILSARPVYGTGYETTVLSFFDKDWAFEYNDAQPLQFSENSYTSQLASLLTFYSYLMIGLDNDSFSRLGGSAMYDRATNVLNNVAAQNLNAPGWKAFEDTRNRYWLLTNLQDPQIEPFRTAVYNYFRQGMDIFIQKPADARTNILKAIKSIQQVAQRRPGTAIIRSFFDAKSDEIVSVFKGGAPGDKQAVYAILSELDPTNITKYQVLLQK; translated from the coding sequence ATGCTTAAATACGTGTTTGCTCTTGCCTTAAGCTTCTTTTTAGCTTATAGTGTTACAGCGCAAGAACTACAATGCGAGGTAATTATTAACGACGACCAGGTAACGGTAACTGATAAACGGGTTTTCCGGGATATGCAGCGCGATATCTTTAATTTTATTAATAATCAGCGCTGGACTTCTACTTTATATAAACCAGAAGAACGCATTCAAGCCCGGATGCTGATAACCATTACCAGTGTTCCGACGATAGGGAACTATACGGCTACGGTTCAAATACTTTCTGCCCGGCCAGTCTATGGTACGGGTTACGAAACTACGGTACTTTCTTTCTTCGATAAAGATTGGGCTTTTGAATACAACGATGCTCAGCCGCTGCAATTTTCGGAAAATTCGTATACCTCTCAATTGGCTTCATTGCTTACTTTTTATTCTTACCTGATGATTGGGTTGGATAACGATAGTTTTTCGCGGTTAGGTGGTTCGGCTATGTACGACCGGGCAACAAATGTGCTAAACAATGTGGCGGCTCAAAATTTAAATGCACCGGGCTGGAAAGCCTTTGAAGATACGCGTAACCGGTATTGGTTGCTAACTAATTTGCAGGACCCACAGATAGAACCTTTCCGGACGGCGGTATACAATTACTTCCGGCAGGGAATGGATATTTTTATTCAGAAACCGGCCGATGCCCGCACGAATATACTAAAGGCAATCAAAAGTATTCAGCAGGTAGCGCAGCGTAGGCCGGGTACCGCTATTATCCGATCGTTTTTCGACGCTAAATCCGACGAGATTGTTTCTGTTTTTAAAGGCGGTGCTCCCGGCGATAAACAAGCAGTATACGCTATTTTGTCCGAATTAGATCCTACTAATATTACTAAATACCAAGTATTATTGCAAAAATAG
- the recN gene encoding DNA repair protein RecN yields the protein MLVNLRIKNYALIEQLELQPSPLLNIITGETGAGKSIMLGAIGLLLGNRADTKVLFNTAEKCVVEGIFDISSYNLEELFNKEDVDYDSQCILRREITPTGKSRAFINDTPVTLDALRTIGANLMDIHSQHDTLLLGDTAFQLNIVDLYAGNNGIKEHYQNTYRQYKKLESDYKKLEAELAQAQKELDYNTFLLNELEEAKLVENEQEELETQLKQLEHAEEIKLKLSQALQYLSESEYNVAVSLKDASYLLNQVTPYGEHFQELKERLDSCLIEINDIAAEVETAERRTEADPEKAEQTQERLTLIYNLQRKHQARDNAELLQIQADLQQKVSSVLNLDESISRTKKQMDIAYEQVTQLAGQLSESRQLVFPKFQEEIHALLAELGMPNARIVFQHGTGSPTATGIDVISILFSANKGSAPQTLSKAASGGEFSRLMLCVKYLLADKTALPTIIFDEIDTGISGEIAVKVGKMMQQMAKKHQLIAISHLPQMAAQGNAHYFVYKEDRADRTISRIRELSEEERVKEIAIMIAGANPSNHAFQSARELLAL from the coding sequence ATGCTGGTTAATTTACGGATAAAGAATTACGCTTTAATTGAGCAATTAGAGCTGCAACCTTCGCCGTTGCTGAATATAATTACGGGGGAAACGGGGGCCGGAAAGTCGATTATGCTGGGAGCAATTGGTTTGTTGCTGGGTAATCGGGCAGATACCAAGGTGCTCTTTAATACCGCCGAAAAATGTGTGGTAGAAGGAATTTTTGATATTTCGTCGTATAATCTCGAAGAATTGTTTAACAAGGAAGATGTAGATTACGATAGCCAGTGTATTTTGCGTCGGGAAATTACTCCCACCGGAAAATCCCGGGCTTTTATCAATGATACTCCGGTAACTCTGGATGCCCTACGTACTATTGGCGCTAACCTAATGGATATTCATTCGCAGCACGATACGCTTTTGCTGGGTGATACCGCTTTTCAATTAAATATAGTGGACCTGTACGCGGGAAATAATGGAATAAAAGAACACTATCAAAACACCTATCGGCAGTACAAAAAACTGGAAAGTGATTATAAGAAGCTGGAAGCCGAACTAGCGCAAGCCCAAAAAGAACTAGATTATAATACTTTCCTGCTGAACGAACTGGAAGAAGCAAAACTGGTTGAGAACGAACAAGAAGAACTCGAAACGCAACTAAAACAACTGGAGCACGCCGAAGAAATTAAATTAAAGCTGAGCCAGGCTCTACAATATCTGTCGGAATCGGAATACAATGTAGCTGTTTCGTTGAAAGATGCTTCTTATTTGCTGAACCAGGTAACACCTTATGGCGAACATTTCCAGGAATTAAAAGAACGCTTAGATTCTTGCCTGATTGAAATAAATGATATTGCGGCAGAAGTAGAAACAGCCGAACGGAGGACCGAAGCCGATCCGGAAAAAGCAGAACAAACCCAGGAACGCTTAACGCTTATCTACAACTTACAGCGCAAACACCAGGCCCGGGATAATGCTGAATTATTGCAAATTCAAGCGGATTTGCAGCAAAAAGTAAGCAGCGTATTAAACCTCGATGAATCCATTAGTCGCACTAAAAAGCAAATGGATATTGCTTACGAACAAGTAACGCAGTTAGCTGGTCAGCTTTCTGAATCGCGGCAGTTGGTTTTTCCTAAGTTTCAGGAAGAAATACACGCTTTACTCGCCGAACTGGGAATGCCTAATGCCCGGATTGTTTTTCAGCACGGAACCGGTTCACCTACGGCTACCGGAATAGATGTCATCAGTATTTTATTTAGTGCGAATAAAGGATCAGCACCGCAAACTTTAAGCAAAGCAGCATCGGGAGGTGAATTCTCCCGGCTAATGCTTTGTGTAAAATATCTTCTGGCCGATAAAACCGCTTTGCCCACTATTATTTTCGACGAAATAGATACCGGTATTTCCGGGGAAATTGCGGTAAAAGTAGGGAAGATGATGCAGCAAATGGCTAAAAAGCACCAGTTAATTGCGATATCGCATTTGCCGCAAATGGCGGCGCAAGGTAATGCGCATTATTTTGTGTATAAAGAAGATCGGGCCGATCGTACTATTAGCCGCATCCGGGAATTAAGTGAAGAAGAACGGGTAAAAGAAATTGCGATTATGATTGCCGGGGCTAACCCGAGTAACCATGCCTTCCAAAGCGCCCGGGAGTTATTAGCCCTTTAG
- a CDS encoding enoyl-ACP reductase FabI: MAYNLLQGKKGIIFGALDEKSIAWKVAQRARQEGAEFVLTNAPLAMRMGEIKKLAEECQAQIIPADATSVEDLQNLFTQAQEILGGKIDFVLHSIGMSPNIRKSKAYGDLNYEWFQKTLDVSALSFHKVMHVAEKQDAMNEWGSIVALSYIAAQRVFPDYTDMAQAKAMLESIARSYGYRFAKLKKVRVNTISQSPTKTTAGTGVGGFDAFYEYADKMSALGNASAEDCANYCITLFSDLTRMVTMQNLMHDGGFSSVGISEEVVAQMSR, from the coding sequence ATGGCGTATAACCTGCTGCAAGGTAAAAAAGGGATTATATTTGGTGCCCTCGACGAAAAATCAATTGCTTGGAAAGTAGCACAGCGTGCCCGCCAGGAAGGAGCAGAATTTGTTTTAACGAATGCTCCTTTGGCCATGCGGATGGGAGAAATAAAAAAACTGGCCGAAGAATGCCAGGCGCAAATTATTCCGGCGGATGCAACTTCCGTGGAAGACCTGCAAAATTTGTTTACCCAGGCTCAGGAAATTTTGGGTGGTAAAATTGACTTTGTGTTGCACTCTATTGGCATGAGCCCAAATATCCGGAAAAGTAAAGCTTACGGCGACTTAAATTACGAATGGTTTCAGAAGACTTTGGATGTATCGGCTTTATCGTTTCATAAAGTAATGCATGTGGCGGAAAAGCAAGACGCCATGAATGAGTGGGGTTCTATTGTAGCCCTGTCGTATATTGCGGCTCAACGCGTGTTCCCGGATTATACCGACATGGCCCAGGCAAAAGCCATGTTAGAATCTATTGCCCGTTCATACGGGTATCGTTTCGCTAAACTTAAAAAAGTACGGGTAAACACCATTTCTCAGTCGCCGACTAAAACTACGGCGGGTACCGGCGTAGGAGGTTTCGATGCTTTCTATGAATACGCCGATAAAATGTCGGCGTTGGGCAATGCCAGTGCCGAAGATTGCGCTAATTATTGCATTACCTTGTTCTCGGATTTAACCCGTATGGTTACCATGCAAAATTTAATGCACGACGGGGGATTTTCAAGCGTAGGTATTTCAGAAGAAGTAGTAGCTCAAATGAGTAGATAG
- a CDS encoding cupin domain-containing protein, giving the protein MEQKYFKQTKPFRVPTIDNKLIEEHFGLASTRSAKFSIAHMIAPPHWSEPHQEPEFDEITIVIRGRKQIEVDGEVIELTAGETLLVKSGARVKYSNPFDEETEYWSVCVPAFDISTVHREGE; this is encoded by the coding sequence ATGGAGCAAAAATATTTTAAGCAGACTAAACCTTTCCGGGTACCCACTATTGATAATAAGTTAATTGAGGAACATTTTGGTCTTGCTTCTACCCGATCAGCTAAGTTTAGTATAGCCCATATGATTGCGCCGCCGCATTGGAGCGAGCCACACCAGGAACCGGAATTTGATGAAATTACCATTGTTATCCGCGGCCGTAAGCAGATTGAAGTAGACGGCGAAGTAATTGAATTAACCGCCGGCGAAACGCTCCTGGTAAAATCAGGGGCAAGAGTAAAGTATTCCAATCCTTTCGACGAAGAAACGGAATATTGGTCGGTGTGCGTACCCGCTTTTGATATAAGTACGGTACACCGGGAAGGAGAATAA
- a CDS encoding YtxH domain-containing protein: MMLRVKDKSGKVILAAVAGLSAGLIAGLLMAPESGKDTISALRNKALDYGDQLEDAVRKLMRRLEGENITDTGSSLKMQGVWDEVKGRLKTKYGDLTDEDLAYVEGEEDKFLGNLEFKLGKGKKELRRIIEEI; this comes from the coding sequence ATGATGTTGAGAGTAAAAGACAAAAGCGGTAAAGTAATATTAGCCGCCGTTGCCGGACTAAGCGCCGGACTTATTGCCGGCTTATTAATGGCGCCTGAATCAGGTAAAGATACAATTAGTGCTCTGAGAAACAAAGCTTTAGATTACGGTGATCAGTTAGAGGATGCCGTCCGGAAACTGATGCGTCGGTTAGAAGGCGAGAATATTACTGATACCGGTAGTAGTTTGAAAATGCAGGGAGTCTGGGACGAGGTTAAAGGTCGTTTGAAAACCAAATACGGCGATTTAACCGATGAAGACTTGGCGTACGTAGAAGGAGAAGAAGATAAGTTTTTGGGTAACCTGGAATTTAAATTAGGAAAAGGCAAAAAAGAGCTGCGCCGGATAATCGAAGAAATCTAA
- a CDS encoding YtxH domain-containing protein — protein MKDNSGKIILALLAGASAGIVAGLLMAPDSGTVSRENLKNYAGKLSKDLEKTFQDSLSKIDTNAILSSIGLGGKGGDTGNSDAGGSAAGTGTTGGAGKKAGGAGVADAGAEGAGGSAAGEQGHS, from the coding sequence ATGAAAGACAATAGCGGTAAAATTATCCTTGCCTTGTTAGCAGGGGCAAGTGCAGGAATAGTAGCTGGTTTATTAATGGCACCGGATAGCGGTACTGTATCCAGAGAAAACCTGAAAAACTACGCCGGTAAACTAAGTAAAGATCTGGAAAAAACTTTCCAGGATAGCCTTTCTAAAATTGATACCAATGCTATTTTAAGTTCTATTGGCTTAGGTGGTAAAGGCGGCGATACTGGTAACAGTGATGCTGGCGGATCAGCAGCGGGCACTGGAACAACAGGTGGTGCCGGTAAAAAAGCGGGTGGTGCGGGTGTAGCCGATGCCGGTGCTGAAGGCGCCGGTGGATCAGCTGCCGGCGAGCAAGGCCATTCTTAA
- the lysS gene encoding lysine--tRNA ligase, with protein sequence MHLSEQELRRRHEREELEKLGINPYPSELFEVNAWAKEIKENYHPEQNNYQQVALAGRLMSRRIMGKASFAELMDSTGRIQIYVSRDDIAPGENKDLYNTVFKKMLDIGDFIGIKGYVFITQVGEISVHVTELKLLSKSLKPLPVVKEVVDEQGNKITYDAFTDPELRYRQRYVDLVVNPEVRNTFIKRTQLTNSMRSYLNNRGYLEVETPILQPLYGGAAARPFKTHHNTLDMTLYLRIANELYLKRLIVGGFDGVYEFSKDFRNEGMSRFHNPEFTQMELYVAYKDYYWMMDLVEEMVEKITLDLHGTTQVKVGENIIDFKRPWQRFTMFEAIAHFTKIDIAEMEEPQLRETAASLNIHLNPNLGKGKIIDEIFGEMCEPHLIQPTFITDYPVEMSPLAKKHRSKPGLVERFEAICNGKEICNAFSELNDPIDQRSRFEEQLELGKRGDTEAMVLDEDFLRALEYGMPPTAGLGIGIDRLSMIMTNSKSIQDVLFFPQMKPERTEDQSEE encoded by the coding sequence ATGCATTTAAGCGAACAAGAACTCCGCCGCCGCCACGAACGCGAAGAGCTGGAAAAATTGGGCATTAACCCCTACCCTTCCGAATTATTTGAGGTAAATGCCTGGGCCAAAGAAATAAAAGAAAATTATCACCCGGAACAAAATAATTACCAGCAGGTAGCCTTGGCTGGCCGCCTCATGAGCCGCCGCATCATGGGAAAAGCTTCCTTTGCCGAGCTCATGGATTCCACGGGCCGCATTCAGATTTACGTGTCGCGCGACGATATTGCTCCCGGCGAGAATAAGGATTTGTATAATACTGTATTTAAAAAAATGCTCGATATCGGCGACTTTATCGGCATAAAAGGGTATGTTTTTATCACGCAGGTAGGGGAAATTTCGGTGCACGTTACCGAGTTAAAATTGCTGAGCAAATCTTTAAAACCCTTACCCGTTGTAAAAGAAGTTGTGGATGAGCAAGGCAATAAAATAACCTACGATGCCTTCACTGATCCTGAATTGCGCTACCGCCAACGCTACGTGGACCTGGTGGTAAATCCGGAAGTGCGCAATACTTTTATTAAACGCACCCAGCTCACTAATTCTATGCGTTCTTATTTAAACAACCGCGGTTACTTGGAAGTAGAAACGCCCATTCTGCAGCCTTTATACGGCGGGGCTGCCGCGCGTCCGTTTAAAACCCACCACAATACCCTGGACATGACTTTGTACCTGCGAATAGCGAACGAACTGTATCTAAAGCGGCTAATTGTGGGTGGTTTTGATGGCGTGTACGAATTTTCGAAAGATTTTCGGAACGAAGGCATGAGCCGGTTCCATAATCCGGAATTTACCCAAATGGAGCTGTACGTTGCTTACAAAGATTATTACTGGATGATGGACCTGGTGGAAGAAATGGTGGAAAAAATTACGCTGGATTTGCACGGTACCACCCAAGTTAAAGTAGGCGAAAATATCATTGATTTTAAGCGGCCTTGGCAACGTTTCACCATGTTCGAGGCCATTGCGCATTTTACCAAAATCGATATTGCGGAGATGGAAGAGCCGCAGTTGCGGGAAACTGCCGCGAGCTTAAACATTCATTTAAACCCAAATCTAGGAAAAGGTAAAATCATTGATGAGATATTCGGCGAAATGTGCGAGCCGCACCTGATTCAGCCTACATTTATCACCGATTATCCCGTCGAGATGTCGCCGTTAGCCAAAAAGCACCGCAGTAAACCCGGCTTGGTAGAACGGTTCGAAGCTATTTGCAACGGTAAAGAAATTTGTAATGCTTTCTCGGAACTGAATGACCCCATCGACCAACGCTCTCGTTTTGAAGAACAATTAGAGCTCGGCAAGCGCGGCGACACCGAAGCCATGGTTCTGGATGAGGATTTTTTACGGGCATTGGAGTACGGCATGCCACCAACCGCTGGTTTAGGTATTGGTATTGACCGGTTGAGCATGATCATGACCAACTCTAAATCCATCCAGGATGTATTGTTCTTCCCGCAAATGAAACCCGAAAGAACAGAAGATCAATCAGAAGAATAA
- a CDS encoding VOC family protein, with protein MNIPNGHQTVMPYLMLNNASAFISFVQQVFNAELTLERKRNEHQLMHAEVQINNSTIMFCDATEEWKAHTANLFVYVANADETYQKAVNAGAETIMPLSNQDYGRTCGITDPTGNVWWITSIH; from the coding sequence ATGAATATTCCGAACGGACACCAAACAGTCATGCCCTATTTAATGCTGAATAACGCCAGCGCTTTTATCAGCTTTGTGCAGCAAGTATTTAACGCCGAACTTACCCTGGAGCGGAAACGAAACGAGCACCAACTAATGCACGCCGAAGTTCAAATCAATAATTCTACTATTATGTTCTGCGATGCTACCGAGGAGTGGAAAGCCCATACGGCTAATTTGTTTGTGTACGTAGCCAACGCCGACGAAACCTACCAAAAAGCCGTAAACGCCGGGGCCGAAACCATTATGCCTTTATCGAACCAGGATTACGGCCGTACTTGCGGCATAACCGATCCTACCGGTAATGTCTGGTGGATTACTTCTATTCACTAA